Genomic segment of Lepus europaeus isolate LE1 chromosome 6, mLepTim1.pri, whole genome shotgun sequence:
GCTCTGTCAGTGTGAGCTGGCAGGGGAAGTGAAGGGCCAGATCGTAGGACAAGGAACCAAATGGAAGACTCCACTGGAAACAACAAAGGACAAGACAGACCGCAAATCACACTTAACACCTCAGTCTCCTGTAGGAGAAGGCTGCAAAGTATCTTTAAAGACTTACTCAATGCTCCCTGTTAGCAGAAAATCAGCAACCCTGAGACTCCAACTTTCCATGACATAAAAGCTAATAAACATCTAGAAACTGTTCAAGATTTATAAACTAATTTTACTTgatcaaatagaaaataacttTTATGGATTGAAAATACATTTAAGGGAACAAAACTTTTCTCAAATTTGTTTCATGCCTAATTCTTAAACATTCCAACAAGTACTTTTTGTTGTCGGAAATTActttcacacagacacacacagatacacttgAACTAGATGTTTGGAGTACAGCTTGTTCTTGGTTACTAAATGGAATGCCTACCCCATTTGTATTATTCAAATATACTTAAAAGAAATGCTTTATCCATATGGAATATAGTAGAAATTTACTGATTTACAAGATAGCCACATAAACaaagactattttaaaaaaacaaccaaatgCTTACTCTTTGCAACACTACTCAGACCATTAAATACGGTACACAATACACTTCCACATCTACCAATCCATCTAGACTATTTAATGAGCTACAATTTCAAAGAACGGTTTCAACAGACAGCTCTGTAGAGCTAACATTCATGTTTCAGTCAGATCTGCTGCTCCTCCATGGGTGGCTCCAGAGCTTCCATGAGCTTCTTGTTTGCCTCTTCATTGTGCCGGCTTTGACAATGAGTTAAATGTTTCTTAAAGCCTCTTGGGAAATTTGATTCAAAATTACAACGTGGACATTTAAGTAAACTTTGCCCATGGGCTGCTACATGATTCTTAAGGAGAGATTCCAAAAGAAAAGCCTTTCCACAAATTGTGCATTTGTAAGGGCTATGGACATTATGTTTATTAACCAAATGATGCAAAACAGCACCTTTTTTCATAGCCCGGCAGCAACAAATTTTGCAATAATACTTTCCTTTTCCACGCTTCATATATTTTGCAATCTCTTCTTCAGAGATAAACGCTTCTTTTTCTTCAGTAAACTGTAGTACATTTTTGGACTGTTCTGGACTAGTCATGTCCATTTTGTTGTCTTTGCTAAAATCAACCGATTCCACATCCACCTGCTCTTGATCACTACTTGATTCTTGCCCCTTGAGGTCTACTGCATCCAGATCTGTCTTTATATACTCACTACTACTGAGCTCGGCGTCTGAGCTGTCTTGGTTGTCTTTCTTGAGTTTCTTTGAAGACGGAAATAGAGTATCTTCCAAGAGTTTCTTAGGTGTACCTAGAAGTTCTTCTTGAACCAAAATATCACACTTTTGATCACCTAGGGCATCTATTTGTAATTCACCACTAAGCTCAACGGCCTTCTGAGACTCTGAGAATACAGCCGATCGGGGAAGTTCAGGGAAAAGGCTGTGTTTCCACGGCTCTGGGAAAAGCGCACGTTTTCGTGGTTCAGGAGAAGCAGGAGGTGCTGTTTTGGTAGACTCAGGAAAGAGAGCAGGTTTTCTAGGCTCAGTATCAACAGAGAGAACGGGCTTCCAGATATCCGAGGCTGCTTTGGGGGACTCAGATGGCCCAGGAGGACCTGGCTTCCTGGTCTCCGGGAAGACAGGTTTCTGAGGTTCgataaaaaaggaagacttcCAGATATCAGGAGAACCACCACGAGAACTCTTCTGGGATTCAGGAAAATCAAGTGAACCAGGAGAAGTTTTTCGCTGCTCAGGAGAACGCTTCCACAAGTCTGGCGACCCTGATGGTTTTCTGAGCTCTGGAGATCCTGCTGGACTACGGATCTCTGGGGAGAGCGGTGCGCCTGGTTTGCGAAGCTCAGGAGACACTGGGGGAACTGCCTTCCAGTGTTCAGGTGACAACGTGGAGGCTGTCTTTCGGAGCTCTGGGGGGCCAGACTTCCATGACTCAGGAGATGTGGGAGGAGTTTTCCAGGATCCAGAAGAGACTGACGAAGACTTCCAGGACGCAGGGGATGCAGATGGAGCTGGCTTCCAAGGTCCAGGTGATATGGAAGGAATTGGTCTCCAGGGtccaggagacacagatggagcaggTTTAGCTGGCTTCCACGGTCCAGAGGAGGCTGATGGACTGGATTTCCAAGGCCTGGGTGACCCAGGAGGCCCTGGCTTCCAAGACCCTGGTGATACCGCTGGGGCTGGTCTCCTAGGctctggggagacagcagggaaTGGCTTCCATGGTTCAGGAGACTCTGACGGGGATGGCTTCCTTGGCTCAGGAGAAGCAGTCTGGGCTGGCTTTCGAGATTCTGGAGATGCAGTTGGGGAAGGTCCCCAAGGTTCAGGGGAGGCAGCCAGAACAGGTGACTCTGGAGATAAGGCTGAAGGTGGCCCCAATGTTTCTGGGAAATGAGAGTGTTTCTGGGATTTGGGATTAACAAGAGGAGCCTTTACTAGTTCAGGAGATAGAGGGGCAAGTTTCTGTGGTTCTGGAGAAGGAACGGGAACAGGCTTTTGAGATTCCAAAACAGGGCCTGATTTTGGAAGTTCAGGAGAAGAAACGGGAGCAGGTTTTGACGGCtcaggagaaggaagaggtgTCTGCAAGTCAGGAGAAACAACAGGTCCGGGTTTCTGAGGCTCCAAGGGAGTTAGAGGGGTAGGTTTTGGTGATTCTGGCGACAAAACCGGACCAAGTTTTTGTGTTTCCATAGAAAGGGTAGGTACAGCTTTTAGGAGCTCTGCAGAGTTAGAGGACATTTTCTGGTGCTCAGAAAGAGGAGGGCTTTTCACAGGATCTGTGTCTTTGTTCAACTGATGTTTTGGTTTATCATTCCACCTCTCTGGGGCTGCGTGTTTGGATGTGATATGGTAATACACATTAGAGTACATCTTGCTAGTGAAGAAGCATTTATGGCAGTGAAACAGCTTTGCACTTTTCTGGTAAAATATCATTTTACCTAACCCACCAGCATCCATTTCATCACAAAATTCTGGATGGATGGTGCCCATGTGGATCTGTACATTTTCATAGTCTGTGCCTCTGAAACTGCAGTGGTCACACTCCCAGCGCGTCGATGGCTTCTGAAGCTCCTGGAACACTTCCATTCTTCCTGTCACAACACAAACAACTGGATTCTCCAAACACTTTATATGCTGCAGTAAAGAAGAAGTAAATTATTTTCATAGAACACAAGTTTTAACAAAATGCTATCCTAATCCATTCTATAACTGTAAGTCTAGAATAGCACATGCTTTATCTCTATGAAGACTCTGAAACTAAAAGAGATAGCAACCTGATTTTTACCTGAATCCTAGATACCCTCACCCTGTCAGGAGTTTTACATATACCATCTCATTCAATCCTCCTAATGGTATGATTCAAGTATTATTTTCatctacagatgaagaaaccgaAAAGCAACTTAACTAATCTGGTCCAGTTTACAGGACTCTCAGCCTTATAGGACCTGTGCCTGACCACAGAATTATCTACTAAATGGCTTTACAATTTGACTCTAAAACCCTGAACCAACAAATCAGAAGCATACAAAGATGAGTAAATACTAAAATTAAATCTAGGCTATTTAAGGCTGAGCAAGAAACTTTAAATGCTCTTCAAAAATCATTTAACTAAATCtagctaatttttttaagatttatttatttatttgaaactcagagttacacagagagaggaggggcagagagagagaggtcttccatccgatggttcactccccagttggccacaatggcaggagctgcaccaatccgaagccaggagccacgagcttcttccggctctcccatgtgggtgcaggggcccaaagacttgggccatcttctactgctttctcaggccatagcagagagctggatcggaagaggagcagctgggactagaaccggtgcccacatgggatgccggcgctcaggccagggcattaacccgctgcgccacagagccagcccttcaatttttttttaaacctgatgCTGGTTTAATTTCAACATATCTTGCAATGTTCTGCTCCtcttaatattatatattttattcactcatttagCAAATCAATTGTTTTGTGTCCTGTAGTACATCATTTGTATTGAGGTAGGGATGGTCTAAAGCTAAAAGGGCAATAGACAATTCTAGAAAATTGCTTTTAGGGCTTGAAGGacaataacaaaagaaaaccacaatTTAATGCTGAagaaaaatctgttaaaaaaaatctttaacttaCAAACATAATGAAGAAAACATGTTGAAATAAGGGGCTAACCATCGACTTCAGTGTCAATGTTCAATACAACTTGAACACTTTAGGGGAAAAGGGCAGATTTGTCTTCATGATCCCACCTTGTCCTGAATGGCAATAATGAACACCTACAGATGCTCACATCCAATTTGTTTTGTATCTTTAAAAGGAACTATGGCAGCTAAGAACTCAGGTCGCTGGGTCTGAGTCACATCCATGTGTTCCCCGCCCAGACCACCACTCTTCTGGCCAATCTTGAAGTTTTTATTACTTATGATACTTGTCTATTACTAAGCCTATCACCTCTTACTTGAAAGAAATATGTCTAAAACAATGCTCACAGGGGTggtatttggcccagcagttaagatgctgcttaggacactCACATCTCACACCCATGTGCCTaagctgaagtcctggctccgctgCCAATTTGTTTCCTGCTACTGTATACCCTGTTATTgcacagcagtgatggttcaagtagttgggtccctgtcacctacatggaagacccaggtcaagttctcagctcccagtttcagccttgcccagccccagctctgtctctgtgcctctcaaatacttaataattttcttttaaaagaatgttcTAGGGGGcggtgccatggtgtagtggggtgggcctctgcctgtagtgccggcatcccacatggatgctggttcaggtcctggctgttccacttccaatctagctcccagcCGATGGccttggaggcagtggaggagggcccatgtgcttggacccctgcacctacatgggagacccggaggaggatcctggctcctggcttcgaattggcccagctctgccgttgtggccctttggggagtgaaccagtagttggaggACCTTTCTGGCCCTCCcattctctctgtggctctgcatttcaaatgaatagataaataagtaaaataaagttCTAGAATTCACTTCTCATATCCCAAATTCTATCATCAGTATGTGCACACATATTCATACATTACCACAGATCTGGGTACctatgttttatgatttttcttaagAACTctaaatacttttcaaaaattttataatcataaaatattCTCCTAAACATTAAAAACTGAGAAATTACAGTAAAGCAAAGAAATAGTGTAAAGAGCCAatttcccatatctgagtgccagttcacaacccagctcctctgcttttgattcagctccctgctaatgctccagggaaggcagcagaagatggcccaagtgcctgggctcctgccacccatgtaggagacctggaaggaattcctggctcttggctttggcctaacccagacctggctactatcattctgcctttcaaatgataaataaacaaaatacatcttaaaaaagatctggtactgtagcgtagtgggttagGCATCTACTTGCGGTGCGGCATCCAatcaatatgggcaccagtttgagtcccagctgctccacttcctatccagctccctgttgatggtctgaaaaaacagtagaagttgggccaagtgcttgggcctctgtacccatgtgggagacctggaagaagctcctggctcctggcttcagatcggcccagctccagccactgaggccatttggtgagtaaaccagcagatgaaagacctctttctccatctcttcctctcttactcTGCATCTCAAGTgaataaacagatcttaaaataaataaataagttggggccggcgctgtggcgtagtgggtaaagccactgcctacagtgctggcatctcatatgggcaacggttcaagtcccagctgctccacttccgatccagctctctgctatggtttgggaaagcaatagggcccttgcacccgcatgggaaaccgggaagaagctcctggctccaggctttagatcggcgcagctccggccattgcggccgattggggagtgaacctctggatggacgacctctctctctttctctctgcctcactgtctctctctgtttaactctgcctttcaaataaataaataagtaaagaagcAGTAATAGAATAACACTTTGTAAATTCAggaagaaagtttttaaaatagggACAAAACAAAGACCAACATGCTTTTCCTTGTTAGACTTACCAGAAGTCTGACACCTTAAAAGTGGTCTTCACAGGACAAGCAGTCTACATGACTTTTTACTAAACCATAGAAAACAGCCTATAGTACATAAAGAAGGACAATGATGACGACCGAacctggaagaaaaaaagaaaaggtaatcaAAACACCACATCTCAATGGTAGTTCTGACTAGAACTAAAAGAACTCTGAGTATTTTTCTCACCAGCCCTATCCAACAGTGAGAGGGATCCAATCTAACAAGCACACCATTTACCTTAATCAAACAAAGGCTGCAGCAGAAATCATGACACTGTCCTTGTCTAATTTCACTTTAATAACTCACAATGGAATTATGCCCAACCATTCTCAAACCCACCATCTACCTTCAGCTCATGTGGTCTTGGGAACACTAACTCCTATTTTTACTTCTCTGACAGGTGCACAGAAGACTGCTGGTGTAAATACAGGAGCAGAGCTGATGTGTTAATCATTGGTATTATACAGAGAGTGGCAAATTATCACACAGAGGAGGAAGGACAGATAATCTAAAGACcaagtggcaaaaaggaagaagtgGGCTGAAGGTAAGATAGCAGTTTTGTCAAAGAGAAGACAGGTCTACTTTAGTGGCTGCTtccagtctcctcctcctccatgtcttttttttttttttttttttttgacaggcagagttagacagtgagagagagagagaaaggtcttccttctgttggttcaccccccaaaatggccactaaggccggcgcgctgcgcaaatccgaagccaggagccagatgcttcctcctggtctcccatgcgggtgcatggcccaagcacttgggccatcctccactgccttcccgggccacagcagagagctggactggaagaggagcaaccgggacagaatctagcgccccagttgggactagaacccggggtaccagcgccacaggcggaggattagtcaagtgagccacggcactggccttccTCCAtgtatttcaaagagaaatctgCTCACGGTCTGTTTGTTAAGAAGAACAGAACAGGATAAACTGGCCATGCGCAAGCTACAGTACACTGCTGATAAGCTCGTGCACATCTACCCAGAACTTCCACTATTCCCAAGTAAAGCCTtggcactgctttttttttttttttttgcatttcaaaatactttaggaatatagtgattcttcccatccattcCCACttctcctgttcccattcttattttttactaagatctattttctttttttttttaatatttttttttaattttttatttatttattttttgacaggcagagtggatagtgagagagagacagagagaaaggtcttcctttttgccgtcggttcaccctccaatggccgctgcggccggcgcatctcactgatccgaagccaggagccatgtgtttctcctggtctcccatgcgggtgcagggcccaaggacttgggccatcctccactgccttcccgggccatagcagagagctggcctggaagaggggcaaccgggatagaatctggcgccctaaccgggactagaacccggtgtgccggcgccgcaaggcagaggattagcctgttaagccacggtgccggccaatctattttcaattaactttatacacatacgattaactctatactaagtagagttcaacaaattgtatgaaaaaaaactgttcctcaatagtgaagacaaggactgttcaaagtcactgcatctcgaagtgttaatttcacttctatattaCCTTTTGGgcgctctattagttatcacagatcagggagaacatatgtatttgtccttttgggactggcttattttactaagtatgttttccagtttcattcattttttcttttactactgtgtagtatttcatggtgtatatgtatcccataatttcttttccagtcttcagctgacaggcatttgggttgattctgtgcCTGGTTTCTTTTCCTTCCAACCCACTCATCATGCCACTATCAGTCACCTTCCAAACATAAAAGCCCAATGTGACTTCCTGCTCACAATTCCTTAAAGTGTCCCAAACAGCTATACTACAAAATTAGAACGTGGCACCCGAATCTCCTCACAGTCCGGCCCCTGACTAGACAGACCGCTTTTTCCAAGTACTGGTCCATGTGTAATCCTCCAGCTCTCCAAGCTGGGCCTATGCACAAGATGTTCCCTCTCCTTTACACTTCCCATCTTGTCCCCCAGCAATCAGGCAAATTCTTGCATCCTTCAGACACCTGTCTCTTTAAGTAAGGGCCTATTTCCCACTCCCTCCCAACCTTCCTTGGCCTCCCAGCTGCATGCATACCTCCAATGTAGCAGTCACCCTCTAGCATTGTAGCCTAACTCCAAATCAGGTCACGGGTTCTCAAAGAACAAGATATGCAACTGTTTGTTCACCTCTATAACTGTGCACATCCCTGGCACACACTGTGTGCTCAGAAAATATCAGTCTGATCTTAACCTTGTCTCACGAAGACTGGGGACACAATCTTAACATTAATTCCGTTTTAAAATTAGAGACAATGTGAACTATCATCTAGTCTCAAAATCTAGAATTTGAAGGCAGGAAAAGATCTTCaattggggcctgcattgtggcttagtgggttaagctactgcctgcaacactagcatctcatatggtcgccagttcaagtcccagctgctccacttccagtccaactcctgctaatgagcctaggaaagctacagaggatggcccaagtgcctgggctcatgccacccatataggagagcaggataaagctcctggcttcagcctggcgcacatccagctgttgaggcaatctggggagtgaaccagcagatggatcagGCAAATGATCAGTATGTGgcaaatgaaagaataaagttctactatctattcaggtcctttcAGTATATCAAGATCAAGCTAATAAAGTAGAATTTAGTAAGATCTTGAAAAGCCAGTACAATAGGTCAAAACTCACAAAATTAAGTTTATCAAACATTTAGAATCCACTTATCAAAAGAAAGCAACACaggtgggtgtttggtctagtagttaagattccattggccggcgccgtggcttaacaggctaatcctctgccttgcggcgccggcacaccgggttctagtcccggttggggtgccggattctatcccggttgcccctcttccaggccagctctctgctatggcccgggaaggcagtggaggatggcccaagtccttgggccctgcacccgcatgggagaccaggagaagcacctggctcctggcttcggatcagcgagatgcgccggctgcagcggccattggagggtgaaccgacgacaaaaaggaagacctttctctctgtctctctctcactatccactctgcctgtcaaaaaaaaaaaaaaaaagattccatttatggggctggcattgtggtgcagcaggttaagctggcatcACATATCTGAGCACCaattgagtcccatctgctctacttccaatccagctccacctgggaaagcaggagaaaacgccccagtacttgggtgcctcccacccatgctggtgacctggatggagttccaagctcctggcttcaccctggcccagccctagccaatgcagctaattggggaatgaaacagcaaaaagatctctgtttctccatctctctgccactctgcctctcaaataaaatgaaatttttttaaaaaaaagtcccatttgagatgcccacattccatgtcaagactgcctgggttcaagtcccatctctgcttctgattccagcttcctgctgatacagcaGCGacagctcaagttgttgggtctctgtcacccctatgagagacccagactctgtggtgggcatttggggagtgaactaatgaatggaagatctttctattgcactaccttcatttttttatttagatgATGTGGTTTAATTTTAGTATCTCAAGTTTTCCTGGATCTTTCATTATTGTGATTTGttaatttctgggtttttttaaaagtttttatcaggTTCATAGATACAGTTTGGAGATTATAATGATATGTCCTTTCTcccaccctacctttcaaataaatgaaaatatatttttttaaaaaaagcagcagcaagcaATAATGATGGCAGCAGTCTTTAAAAACATGTCTGTGAATACAGACATTTCACTTCAAAGGGGGAAGAATTATGAATGTTGTCTAAGGTCTCCTTTGAAGCAACAAGCAGAAGCCAGTAAGAAAACAAATTGCTCTATCCTGAACTAGACAAGCTTCTTGGTCCAGTGGTAACACTCCGTGACTAGAAGCTACTGGTCTTCACAGGACTTGAGACCAACCTCTTCATTTTACCACTGAGAAAGCTGATTCTGAGACAGAGGCGACCTGTCAGAGATAAGGATTAGGTCAGAGGAAGCAAGGGAACACCCTGGATTCCTGGTTCTAGATCTCCGCTGTAACGCAAGGCTGCCTTTCCCTCAGCACAGGACTGACACACAGCGAAGTCACAGAATTGAGTCCCGAAAGCTGACAGGTGAGATTCCCTCCAGCGGAAGATTCTAGtcaatgtattttctaatttcagaCAAAAAGTCTAAATTGTCCAAGGTAATgaaattttctctgtctctacaggCTGTACCTTGTTGAAACACTGCTCTGCCAGCCCATCACTCAGTATTCTTCAACGCACTGCTGTTCCAGGTGCTGTCACATCAATTCCCATTTCCCATCCAATTTCTTCCTTGAAATCTAACACCACTGGTCATCTTTTTAAGTACATTTTCATGTAGATTTTTAAGTCAAAAAATCAACATGTCATGCACATTTAAAGGGTTCTATTCGTCTAAACACACACCAGCACTATTCTGCACCCCGCTTTGACTTTTAAACACTATTTTTCaagtaattttgtttaaaagaacctgaacagaaagaagagaaacccCCAATACATCCTCCCAATCCCCTGCCCAGCCTTCCCTGTTATTAACATGCTGCAGTTGGGATGGCTAACATTGGTCTGTTACTAACTCGGGTTCACAGCTTAGAGCAGCCAGTCTTCATGTTGCAATTTCATGGGTTTTGGCAGACATACAGTCACACATGTACCATGACAGTCACAGTACACCAACATGAAAATTCCCTGTGTTCCTAACAATTACCAGTCTTTTCAATATCTCTGTAGTTCCGCCTTTTTAAAGTGTGGGAAACCTGAACCAAAaacttatcattttttaaagcacaACTTCATCCGTTAAGTGTAAGCAACCATCACCAAGATCCATTTCCAGAACTCTTTAATCATCGCAATCAATCCTGTTCCCTGCTTCCCACAGCCTGGTCTCCTGAGTGGAAGAAATCGTACGCGTTTGTCCCTTtgtgtcttatttcacttaacatgttgAAAGGTTCCTCCATACCACAGCCGGGTATCAGCGTTTCATTGCTTCTGGGGATGACACGTAAAAACCTCAGCTGGTTCTCCCGGTACCCGGGGTCGGCATCCGAGCGGCGGCCTCCCACCCTGCGGGCCGGTCCCGGGCCCAGTTCCGACTTCCCTTCCTCAGCCACACTCCAGTGCCTTTTGTGTTCGGGCACCCTAACAGGTGTGAGGTGCGCCCTCGCGGGGGGTTCGCGCTGCATCTTCCCGGCGGCCGGCTCGCCCTCCGGGGGTCGTCTCCGGGCAAACATCCATTCGGACGTCGCGCTGCCCAGCGCAGTCCCGCCTGTGTCCCGGGTACGGACCCTGCCCCCGGTTATCCTTTACAAACGCCCGCGCCGGTCTGTGGCCTGCCCAGCGGGCTTGCGGGCACCCGCGCGGGAAGACAGCCCGGGGCCGACGCCGAGCCCGTCTCCGCGCCCCACAAAACGTCCCAGGCCCGCCCGCCCCCCGCACAATGGCGACCCCCGCCCCTCCGGGAGGGCTCCTTCCCGCTGCCCGGGACGCCAGCGGCCGGCGGCCCCTGCCTGCGGACCGGCCGGCCCCGCTCGGAGCCCGCGGCGCGCaccgcgcccccgcccgcccccgcccctcaccGGTCCCGGCCGCGGCGGCGTCCAGGTGGGCGAGGCCAGCGGGGAGGCCCGGCTCGGGCGGCGGCGACTCCGCGGGGCCTGCGGGCGCGGCCTCCGAATGGCGACGGGacgcaggggccggcgccgggggCGCGGGCGTGCGCGCGCTCGGCCGGGAAGCCTGTGGCGCCGCGCAGGCCAATTGGATCGCCGATCGCCAAGCGCGGCTGTGCGCACTGCGCGAGCGCGAGGAGCGGCTCGGTCGGCCCCCGGAAGTGCCGCGCGCAGGGCCCGCCCCGGAAGTGCCGCCCGCGCCCGGCGCGCGGGAGCtggcggggtgggtgggggctccgcgccgcgccgcgcctcgGTGCTGCCTCGCGCTCTCTCGCGTTTCCCGTGCCGTCGTGTGAGTGGAGCTGGGGAGGACAGGCAGGCCCAGCGCCCGCGGTGACGTCCGAGGCAGCTGTCGGTGACCGAACATTTCTCCTCAGTTCCCGGACCTTCGTCCCGTGAGCGGGGAGGGTGCGCGCACCCGATTTCGAGCTCACTCTAGGTCGACTagaatgttttccatttttttcctttaaaagttattgtgcttgtttatttgacagagggcGAGCAAAGAGAGAGGGCTCGCAGGGCTCGGGACCTAGGCCCGAAACCGGGCGCCCCGATCCGGGTGGGTCCCCTCCGTGGGACTGCAGCCCTGGCGCCCTGATAGGCTGTCaacctctgcaccaaatgtctACCCTGGGGTGCTGTTTACTGcagtaaaatacacataaactTTATCATCTTCACAAGTGTATAGTTCAGTGGGACTAAGTGCATTCACAGTGTGCAACAATCACCATCCGACCCTTCCATCTTGTAAAAGTGGAACCCCAAACCCACTGCACAGCACCTCCCTTCCTCCCGCCTTGCCCCTTAAGATGACCGTTCTACTTTCCATCTCTGAATTCGACTACTCCtgtaaatgaaatgttaccttTTTATCACTAACTTTATTTAGCATGATGTCCGCAGGTTTACCTGTGTTGTAGCATCCTGcagaaattctgtttttaaggcttttaaTAAATATTCCATAGTATGGGTATACCAtcttttgcttatccattcatctgtcattTGATTTGCTTCCACATTTTAGCCactgtgaatgtttttatgaacGTGAGTGTGCAAATGTGTCTTTCAGATTCTGCTTTCAATTCAGTTCTTTTAGATATTTACACAGGAGTGGGATTAG
This window contains:
- the CHAMP1 gene encoding chromosome alignment-maintaining phosphoprotein 1 gives rise to the protein MEVFQELQKPSTRWECDHCSFRGTDYENVQIHMGTIHPEFCDEMDAGGLGKMIFYQKSAKLFHCHKCFFTSKMYSNVYYHITSKHAAPERWNDKPKHQLNKDTDPVKSPPLSEHQKMSSNSAELLKAVPTLSMETQKLGPVLSPESPKPTPLTPLEPQKPGPVVSPDLQTPLPSPEPSKPAPVSSPELPKSGPVLESQKPVPVPSPEPQKLAPLSPELVKAPLVNPKSQKHSHFPETLGPPSALSPESPVLAASPEPWGPSPTASPESRKPAQTASPEPRKPSPSESPEPWKPFPAVSPEPRRPAPAVSPGSWKPGPPGSPRPWKSSPSASSGPWKPAKPAPSVSPGPWRPIPSISPGPWKPAPSASPASWKSSSVSSGSWKTPPTSPESWKSGPPELRKTASTLSPEHWKAVPPVSPELRKPGAPLSPEIRSPAGSPELRKPSGSPDLWKRSPEQRKTSPGSLDFPESQKSSRGGSPDIWKSSFFIEPQKPVFPETRKPGPPGPSESPKAASDIWKPVLSVDTEPRKPALFPESTKTAPPASPEPRKRALFPEPWKHSLFPELPRSAVFSESQKAVELSGELQIDALGDQKCDILVQEELLGTPKKLLEDTLFPSSKKLKKDNQDSSDAELSSSEYIKTDLDAVDLKGQESSSDQEQVDVESVDFSKDNKMDMTSPEQSKNVLQFTEEKEAFISEEEIAKYMKRGKGKYYCKICCCRAMKKGAVLHHLVNKHNVHSPYKCTICGKAFLLESLLKNHVAAHGQSLLKCPRCNFESNFPRGFKKHLTHCQSRHNEEANKKLMEALEPPMEEQQI